The proteins below are encoded in one region of Nitrosopumilus sp.:
- a CDS encoding cobalamin biosynthesis protein, producing the protein MEKTSVLAITKNGVKIGQNLKKLFPEWSVFGPLKLSNGDNEIIWYSEPTSEKIVELFKNNNALICLFSLGAVIRLIAPHLKDKKTDPAVIVIDDKINFVISVLSGHIGGANELTQEIAEKLGSLPVITTAADVNKTIAVDLVGREFNWKIDDDSTVTKISAHMVNEEPIGVFQDAGNKKWCKELPKNVSIYENLQDLKKSNSKAYLIISDKIIDGELSKQSVIYRPPSLVIGVGLHWDTTKETIKEGIEFCLEKFKLSSKSVVKLVSIKKPQDVQGLIDLGEEMDIPVEYVSKEDLDEISAPNPSETVRAFEGTPSVSEAAAIKVSGGELIVEKQKFPPNLTIAIARILN; encoded by the coding sequence ATGGAGAAGACTTCAGTTCTTGCAATTACCAAAAATGGAGTTAAAATTGGACAAAATTTAAAAAAACTATTTCCAGAATGGAGCGTTTTTGGTCCCTTGAAATTATCAAATGGGGATAATGAGATTATATGGTATTCTGAGCCTACATCAGAGAAAATTGTTGAACTTTTTAAAAACAATAATGCATTAATCTGTCTTTTTTCATTAGGTGCAGTAATTAGATTGATTGCACCTCATTTGAAAGATAAAAAAACAGATCCTGCAGTAATTGTGATTGATGATAAAATAAATTTTGTAATTAGTGTATTATCTGGTCATATTGGAGGAGCTAATGAATTAACTCAAGAAATAGCAGAAAAATTAGGATCTTTACCAGTAATAACTACTGCAGCTGATGTTAACAAAACTATAGCAGTTGATCTTGTTGGAAGAGAATTTAATTGGAAAATCGATGATGATTCAACCGTAACTAAAATTAGTGCACATATGGTAAATGAGGAACCTATAGGAGTTTTTCAAGATGCAGGTAATAAAAAATGGTGTAAAGAATTGCCAAAAAATGTTTCAATTTATGAAAATTTACAAGATTTAAAAAAATCAAACTCTAAAGCATATCTCATAATTTCGGATAAAATAATCGATGGAGAGTTATCTAAACAATCTGTAATATATCGTCCTCCAAGCTTAGTGATAGGTGTTGGATTACACTGGGACACTACAAAAGAGACAATCAAAGAAGGAATTGAGTTTTGTTTAGAAAAATTTAAACTAAGTTCAAAGTCGGTTGTAAAACTTGTTTCAATAAAAAAACCACAGGATGTACAAGGATTGATAGATCTTGGAGAAGAAATGGATATTCCTGTTGAATATGTAAGCAAAGAGGATTTAGATGAGATTTCTGCTCCAAACCCATCAGAAACTGTAAGAGCGTTTGAAGGAACTCCAAGTGTATCTGAAGCTGCAGCCATCAAGGTTTCTGGAGGAGAATTGATTGTAGAAAAGCAAAAATTCCCACCAAATTTGACAATAGCAATAGCGAGGATTTTGAATTGA
- a CDS encoding cobalt-precorrin-5B (C(1))-methyltransferase gives MEEKTKLKTGYTTGSSATAAAKAALLSIMNQQKIENIDILLPKRSFIEIPIYSCEFDSNRAKCSVIKNGGDDPDVTHGAKIIVELSFTDKVNQIDIDGGEGVGIVTKPGLGLEINKPAINPVPKKMIDENLRSIGEKILKKKGFRVVISVPKGRELALKTDNPRLGIKNGISILGTSGIVIPFSTASYAASIRQNLDVAIAMGNYTVVLTTGGRSEDYAKKILDLPEHCFIQMGDFSGYTIQQCSKKNIKKAYVVGFIGKLTKMAAGIKQTHVKGSKVDMNFLSELARRANANELVIKSIKKANTARHVSEIIHENNVNGFFELICNETYKHMRKHSEEKVPIEVILFDFDGSILARKSEE, from the coding sequence GTGGAAGAAAAGACAAAATTAAAGACAGGATATACAACTGGAAGTTCGGCTACGGCAGCAGCCAAGGCTGCATTGTTGTCAATTATGAATCAGCAAAAAATTGAAAATATCGATATTTTGCTACCAAAACGATCTTTTATTGAAATTCCAATTTATTCTTGTGAATTTGATTCCAATAGAGCAAAGTGTTCCGTGATTAAGAATGGTGGAGATGATCCAGATGTAACTCACGGTGCAAAAATTATTGTAGAGCTGTCATTTACAGACAAAGTAAATCAAATTGACATTGATGGTGGAGAAGGGGTTGGAATTGTCACTAAACCTGGATTAGGTTTGGAGATTAATAAACCAGCAATAAATCCAGTACCTAAGAAAATGATTGATGAGAACTTAAGATCAATAGGTGAAAAAATTCTTAAAAAGAAAGGATTCAGAGTTGTAATTTCTGTTCCAAAAGGAAGAGAGTTGGCACTAAAAACAGATAATCCAAGATTAGGGATTAAAAATGGAATTTCTATTTTAGGTACTAGTGGAATTGTTATTCCGTTTTCTACAGCATCTTATGCAGCATCAATAAGACAAAATTTGGATGTAGCAATTGCCATGGGAAATTATACCGTAGTTCTTACAACAGGTGGAAGAAGTGAAGATTATGCAAAAAAAATTTTAGATTTACCAGAACACTGTTTTATACAGATGGGTGATTTTTCAGGTTATACAATTCAGCAATGTAGTAAAAAAAATATTAAAAAAGCATATGTTGTTGGCTTTATTGGAAAACTTACCAAAATGGCTGCAGGTATAAAACAAACTCACGTTAAAGGCTCTAAAGTAGATATGAACTTTCTTTCAGAATTAGCAAGAAGAGCAAACGCAAATGAATTAGTGATTAAAAGTATTAAAAAAGCAAATACAGCCAGACATGTTTCTGAAATAATTCATGAGAATAATGTCAATGGATTTTTTGAATTAATTTGTAATGAGACCTATAAACATATGAGAAAACATTCAGAGGAAAAAGTTCCAATTGAGGTAATATTATTTGATTTTGATGGAAGTATTCTTGCTAGAAAATCAGAAGAGTAA
- a CDS encoding NAD-dependent epimerase/dehydratase family protein: MAKYKKIVITGSNGFVAKHLRKYLSEKNIQLLSISRNNFKKFKNESKIISNNYNENNLLKQLQNSDALIHLIGIGKQSVNTNYNMINVEITKNIVNLCKKAKIKKIVYLSGLGVSINSSTGYFISKYNAEKIIINSGLDYTIFRPSYIVGKDDHFTKYLKKQIKHGEIKIPGSGNYLIQPIYIDDVVEIIFQSVFQSKFRNKIIDLVGPNNLTFKKYVQLFSKGTKTNIKKIDLEYAYHAAITNTKSDFNTDDLNILIGNFKGTHQKLRKFTKIKFHSILELLETGRLL, encoded by the coding sequence ATGGCAAAATACAAGAAAATAGTAATTACTGGATCTAATGGGTTTGTAGCTAAACATCTAAGAAAATATTTATCTGAAAAAAATATTCAGTTATTATCAATATCAAGAAATAATTTTAAAAAATTTAAAAATGAATCAAAAATTATCTCAAACAATTACAATGAAAACAATCTCCTCAAACAATTACAAAATTCTGATGCATTAATTCATCTCATTGGTATTGGTAAACAATCTGTAAATACTAATTATAACATGATAAATGTTGAAATCACAAAAAATATTGTAAATTTATGTAAAAAAGCGAAAATTAAAAAAATTGTTTATCTGAGTGGTTTGGGTGTTTCAATAAATTCGTCCACAGGATATTTTATTTCTAAATATAATGCTGAAAAAATTATCATTAATTCTGGGTTGGATTATACAATTTTTAGACCTTCGTATATTGTTGGAAAAGATGATCATTTCACAAAATATCTAAAAAAACAAATTAAACATGGAGAAATTAAAATTCCAGGTTCTGGAAACTATCTCATACAACCAATCTATATTGATGATGTTGTAGAAATCATTTTTCAATCCGTTTTTCAATCCAAATTTAGAAATAAAATAATTGATCTTGTTGGTCCTAATAATTTAACTTTCAAGAAATATGTTCAACTTTTTTCTAAAGGAACTAAAACAAATATTAAAAAAATTGATTTAGAATACGCATATCATGCTGCCATTACTAATACAAAATCTGATTTTAACACAGATGATCTAAATATTCTAATTGGTAATTTCAAGGGAACTCATCAAAAATTAAGAAAATTTACTAAAATTAAATTTCACTCAATCTTGGAATTATTAGAGACTGGTAGATTGCTTTAG
- the metK gene encoding methionine adenosyltransferase, which yields MTNNFLFTSESVTEGHPDKICDNISDAFLDEFLRQDPDSRVAVETMVTTDFVAVAGEVTSKANFDKKAQEELVRKTIREIGYDNKDLMFDTESCEITLRLHAQSPDISQGVTPTKDKEQGAGDQGLMFGYATNETKELMPMPILLSQKLAQKLAEVRKNNVLTWIRPDGKTQVSVRYDDNKPTKIETVVVSTQHSPEISQEEISREIISKVIKPVLGELWNEEIKIHINPTGKFVIGGPHGDAGLTGRKIIVDTYGGFGRHGGGAFSGKDPSKVDRSACYMCRYIAKNLVAAELADRCEVQLAYAIGVAEPVSLHVNTFGTNKIPENKIEELVRKNFDMRPSGIISQLDLKRPIYRKTASYGHFGREEPEFTWEKTDKAQTLKQSTSL from the coding sequence ATGACCAATAATTTTCTATTTACATCGGAATCAGTAACTGAAGGACACCCAGATAAAATATGTGATAATATTTCAGATGCATTCTTAGATGAATTTCTTAGACAAGATCCTGATTCAAGAGTAGCTGTTGAAACAATGGTTACCACAGATTTTGTAGCTGTTGCAGGAGAAGTAACATCAAAAGCAAATTTTGATAAAAAAGCCCAAGAAGAATTAGTTAGAAAAACAATAAGGGAGATAGGATATGACAACAAAGATTTGATGTTTGATACAGAATCTTGTGAAATAACATTACGTCTTCATGCACAAAGTCCGGATATTAGTCAAGGTGTTACTCCAACTAAAGATAAAGAGCAAGGTGCCGGTGATCAGGGACTGATGTTTGGATATGCAACAAATGAAACTAAAGAGCTTATGCCTATGCCAATTTTACTTTCACAAAAACTTGCACAGAAACTTGCTGAAGTAAGAAAAAATAATGTCCTTACTTGGATAAGACCTGATGGAAAAACACAGGTTTCTGTAAGATATGATGATAACAAACCTACAAAAATTGAAACAGTCGTAGTTTCAACACAACATTCACCTGAGATTTCTCAAGAGGAAATTTCAAGAGAGATAATCAGTAAAGTGATCAAGCCAGTTTTAGGAGAGCTTTGGAATGAAGAAATAAAAATTCACATTAATCCTACTGGAAAATTTGTAATTGGCGGACCACATGGAGATGCAGGTTTAACTGGAAGAAAAATCATTGTAGATACGTATGGAGGATTCGGAAGACATGGTGGTGGAGCATTTTCAGGAAAGGATCCTTCAAAAGTAGATAGATCCGCATGTTACATGTGTAGATATATTGCAAAAAATCTAGTTGCAGCAGAATTAGCTGATAGATGTGAGGTACAACTCGCATATGCAATAGGAGTTGCTGAACCAGTATCACTTCATGTTAATACGTTTGGAACGAACAAAATTCCAGAAAATAAAATAGAAGAACTAGTAAGAAAGAATTTTGATATGAGACCATCAGGAATCATATCACAGTTAGATTTGAAGAGACCAATTTATAGAAAAACTGCTTCATATGGTCATTTTGGAAGAGAGGAACCAGAATTTACTTGGGAAAAGACAGACAAAGCTCAAACACTAAAGCAATCTACCAGTCTCTAA
- a CDS encoding U6 snRNA-associated Sm-like protein LSm6, whose amino-acid sequence MSQPTSAKRPLTTLQKNTKKKVTVRLKNEVEYKGKMDNVDSYMNLIMTDAEELHDGKTIANYGRVIVRGNNVLFIKLENEL is encoded by the coding sequence GTGTCCCAACCAACTAGCGCAAAAAGACCTCTAACTACTCTTCAAAAAAATACCAAGAAGAAAGTTACAGTAAGACTCAAAAATGAAGTTGAGTATAAAGGAAAAATGGATAATGTTGATTCATACATGAATTTGATTATGACAGACGCAGAAGAACTACACGATGGTAAAACAATTGCCAATTATGGAAGAGTTATCGTAAGAGGTAATAATGTATTATTTATCAAACTAGAAAATGAACTCTAG
- a CDS encoding AAA family ATPase, whose product MQTISTGLQKLDEFLGGGIPVGVIVDIFGRNGTGKTQLLLQLSINSIKNNGNVLYLDTTGGFRPERILEIQKQSNFEFDILEKITVSRITNTSEQIKSISNIQKNDFSLIIIDNITDLFSYEYKKEESIFEKNVLFTRYMHELSNFAITNKIPIVVSNMIRNIDGKEVENMKSAIDPFTHIKIHLFKNSSRFQGEVYWILNKEYFSYTIDKFGISNHPEDI is encoded by the coding sequence ATGCAAACGATTTCTACTGGTTTACAAAAATTAGATGAATTCTTAGGAGGTGGAATTCCTGTGGGTGTTATAGTAGATATTTTTGGTAGAAATGGAACTGGAAAAACTCAATTGTTATTACAACTATCGATCAATTCAATCAAAAATAACGGCAATGTTTTGTATTTGGATACAACTGGCGGCTTCAGACCTGAGAGAATTCTTGAAATTCAAAAACAATCTAACTTTGAGTTTGATATTCTTGAAAAAATTACCGTATCTAGAATAACTAACACATCAGAGCAAATAAAATCAATTAGCAATATTCAAAAAAATGATTTTTCATTAATTATTATTGATAATATAACTGATTTATTTTCTTATGAATATAAGAAGGAAGAATCTATTTTTGAAAAAAATGTCTTATTTACACGATACATGCATGAACTATCTAATTTTGCAATAACAAACAAAATTCCAATTGTTGTCTCTAATATGATTCGAAACATAGATGGAAAAGAAGTTGAGAATATGAAAAGTGCCATTGATCCTTTCACCCATATCAAAATACATCTTTTTAAAAATTCATCAAGATTTCAAGGAGAAGTCTATTGGATTTTGAACAAAGAATATTTTTCTTACACAATTGATAAATTTGGCATATCTAATCATCCCGAAGATATTTAA
- a CDS encoding DEAD/DEAH box helicase: MKDQDQIQQTNHNIESLFEKFGFSKLTEIQKKALPIILQKKDCLIIAPTGSGKTECSVIPIFSFLKNSKKTGRIKALYITPLRALNRDVFRRITKYAHDNKLSIEIRHGDTTQKERKKISENPPDIMITTPETLVILLTQQKTLVALSELEWIVVDEVHELLSSKRGSQLSLSIERLAFNSKYPLTKIGLSATVGNFKEAGKFVVGTKRKCEIIRDTSMRKYDVKIKYIDGTISDVAEKIIEYILELKLDSPVLLFTNTRGEAEFLASILKEKSSLPIELHHGSLSKEVREETELILREGKHGIIVCTSSLELGLDIGSVELVIHYGSPRQVSKFIQRIGRSRHNRNASAQGLIITNNADDEFEARAILDRIQEGSIEEQKIHDASLDVLAHHLVGLVMQIGELSVQQAFDIITKAYPFRNLSMEELIEVLDLLDSNYLIFFDRTKMTFWKKGRAFKYYFENLSTIPDILKFKVFDSVGKKIIGSLDQRFVGNFGDPGNIFVLKGSQWKILNVDEKSFTVNVESFLGGGITVPYWEGESIPIDYKTSRKVGSFRSKVKNGTLVLTNKIIEKLVFNEIHNENNILIESNRSIGSIVIHSCLGTKINTTLSALLSSILSSMLGSIVDSRSDGYRIVLSSRSRISEKLFTEVIKDDYDLHLIISTSLSGTHNVNWKTWCVAKKFGTVGRGAIYEKKYARFLYERYYKTPLVREALRELFHDKYDLKNCDMILKKIREDEIHLKWLEVEQFSKLAEPILDHTTKYYSSPANLDKGILDLVKTRLEKTKHRLICARCGKWERVFQTSEVKNNLICPYCKARQITATYYSDYDLPKIIQKKHQGKKLSSDEKHKFDRAWKVSSLVENFGKIAIIVMSGYGVGADTAARILRNMVDEEHLFRQIYEAERQYIVTRGFWDS, encoded by the coding sequence ATGAAAGATCAAGATCAAATTCAACAAACGAATCATAATATTGAATCATTGTTTGAGAAATTTGGTTTTTCAAAACTAACTGAAATTCAGAAAAAAGCTTTACCAATAATTTTACAAAAAAAAGATTGTCTTATAATTGCTCCAACTGGTTCAGGAAAAACAGAGTGCTCTGTAATTCCAATTTTTTCTTTTTTAAAAAATTCAAAGAAAACTGGAAGAATTAAAGCACTTTACATTACTCCTTTACGAGCATTGAACCGTGATGTATTTAGAAGAATTACAAAATATGCACATGACAACAAATTATCAATTGAAATTAGACATGGAGATACTACACAAAAAGAAAGAAAAAAAATTTCAGAAAACCCTCCAGATATTATGATCACAACACCTGAAACTCTAGTAATTCTTTTGACCCAACAAAAAACACTTGTAGCGCTATCTGAATTAGAGTGGATTGTAGTTGATGAAGTTCATGAATTACTGTCTAGTAAAAGAGGTTCTCAACTGTCATTAAGTATTGAAAGATTAGCCTTTAACTCAAAATATCCTCTTACAAAAATAGGCTTATCTGCTACAGTTGGAAATTTTAAGGAAGCTGGAAAATTTGTCGTGGGTACAAAACGAAAATGTGAGATAATCAGAGATACATCGATGAGAAAATATGATGTAAAAATAAAATATATTGATGGAACAATTTCTGATGTCGCAGAAAAAATTATTGAGTATATATTAGAATTAAAGTTAGATTCTCCTGTTCTTTTATTTACTAATACTAGGGGGGAAGCTGAATTTTTGGCTTCAATCTTGAAAGAAAAATCATCTTTACCAATTGAGTTACATCATGGTTCTCTTTCAAAAGAGGTTAGAGAAGAAACTGAGTTGATTTTACGTGAAGGAAAACATGGTATTATTGTATGCACATCTTCTCTTGAATTAGGATTAGATATTGGTTCAGTTGAATTAGTAATACATTATGGTTCTCCAAGGCAAGTCTCAAAATTTATACAAAGAATTGGAAGAAGTAGACATAATCGCAATGCATCAGCACAGGGATTAATTATAACAAATAATGCTGATGATGAATTTGAAGCAAGAGCTATCCTTGATCGTATTCAGGAGGGTTCAATTGAAGAGCAAAAAATTCATGATGCATCTCTTGATGTTCTAGCTCATCATTTAGTTGGATTGGTAATGCAAATTGGAGAACTTTCAGTTCAGCAGGCTTTTGATATAATAACAAAAGCATATCCATTTCGTAATTTATCAATGGAAGAACTAATAGAAGTATTGGATTTGCTTGATTCAAATTATCTGATATTTTTTGATCGAACAAAAATGACCTTTTGGAAAAAAGGTCGTGCATTCAAGTATTATTTTGAGAATCTTTCTACAATTCCAGATATTCTTAAATTCAAAGTATTTGATAGTGTAGGAAAAAAAATCATTGGATCATTAGATCAAAGATTTGTAGGCAATTTTGGTGACCCTGGAAATATTTTTGTGTTAAAAGGCTCACAATGGAAAATACTGAATGTAGATGAAAAGTCATTTACAGTCAATGTTGAATCATTTCTAGGTGGAGGAATTACAGTTCCATATTGGGAAGGAGAGAGTATTCCGATTGATTACAAAACTTCAAGAAAGGTGGGATCTTTTCGTAGTAAAGTCAAAAATGGAACTCTTGTATTAACAAATAAAATTATTGAGAAATTAGTTTTTAATGAAATCCATAATGAAAATAATATTTTAATTGAATCAAATAGATCTATTGGTTCAATTGTAATTCATTCATGTCTTGGCACTAAAATTAACACTACATTGTCAGCATTACTCTCTTCAATACTATCTTCAATGTTAGGTTCCATAGTTGATTCACGTTCAGACGGTTATAGGATTGTTTTATCATCTAGATCACGTATTTCAGAAAAACTTTTCACGGAAGTTATAAAAGATGATTATGATTTGCATTTGATTATTAGTACATCTTTATCTGGAACTCATAATGTTAATTGGAAGACTTGGTGTGTTGCAAAAAAATTTGGAACTGTTGGAAGGGGAGCAATATATGAAAAAAAATATGCTCGATTTTTATATGAGCGGTATTATAAAACCCCCCTTGTACGTGAGGCTCTTCGTGAATTATTTCATGATAAATATGATCTAAAAAATTGTGATATGATACTCAAAAAAATACGTGAAGATGAAATACATCTTAAGTGGTTAGAAGTTGAGCAATTTTCAAAATTAGCAGAACCAATCTTAGATCATACTACAAAATATTATTCGTCCCCAGCAAATCTTGACAAAGGGATTCTTGATTTAGTAAAAACTAGGTTAGAAAAGACAAAACATCGCCTGATTTGTGCTAGATGTGGAAAGTGGGAACGTGTATTTCAAACATCTGAAGTTAAAAATAATTTAATATGTCCATATTGTAAAGCTCGTCAAATAACTGCAACTTATTATTCTGATTATGATTTACCTAAGATTATTCAAAAAAAACACCAAGGAAAAAAATTATCTTCTGATGAAAAACACAAATTTGATCGTGCCTGGAAAGTTTCTTCTTTAGTTGAAAATTTTGGAAAGATTGCTATTATTGTAATGTCTGGATATGGGGTTGGCGCTGATACTGCAGCAAGAATATTACGAAATATGGTTGATGAAGAACACCTGTTCAGACAAATCTATGAGGCAGAAAGACAATATATTGTAACCCGGGGATTCTGGGATTCCTAA
- a CDS encoding single-stranded DNA-binding protein, giving the protein MSEFENLIAKFLEQKPELTKKDIEEQIQLKKEKIGAGYLTDQGALFLIASDYGIVLSEPLKVEIGLKDLYAGAKEISLQTRVLNLSPAKQYSRKDGSPFYLRTMTVYDENSTASVKLWDEKANLPGIENLKPGDLIKIIKAYVKSDLDGSPTINIGSGSNIEATDTKSEIPTIDTITKDISELKEGQKDLVISGIIDGMISGMEFTNSRGQLGKALRMRLKGKDGSRIRVVLWGKDETSIPNMILQSAKIRLLGVKIKSGNQGLEIHGNDATIIEIEGGKEVEPIIVRVLSISPSDNDKNMILAVDNKKNLYNISDFSNSTSICVEGDVIECMPSKVYGNSITLDENSFVRKLDNDESILSLSKIRTKINDVRVDGSYCIEAIILKVPERREVQTKTGESILLSEMFVEDDTGQIWVKGWRKQARLIDKCELGEIVSITGLNAKAGIEGRIELFLTPFSKIIKKN; this is encoded by the coding sequence TTGTCTGAATTTGAAAATCTTATTGCCAAATTTCTTGAGCAAAAACCAGAATTAACTAAAAAGGACATTGAAGAGCAAATACAGTTAAAAAAAGAAAAAATAGGTGCAGGGTATCTAACTGATCAAGGAGCACTATTTTTGATAGCATCAGATTATGGAATTGTATTATCTGAGCCACTTAAGGTTGAAATTGGTTTGAAAGATCTGTATGCAGGAGCAAAAGAAATATCATTACAAACAAGAGTTTTGAATCTTTCACCTGCAAAACAATATTCAAGAAAAGACGGATCGCCATTTTATCTTAGAACAATGACCGTTTATGACGAAAATTCTACTGCAAGTGTAAAATTATGGGATGAAAAAGCAAATTTACCAGGAATTGAAAATCTGAAACCAGGGGATTTAATTAAAATCATCAAAGCTTATGTTAAATCAGATCTTGATGGTTCTCCAACAATCAATATTGGATCTGGATCTAACATTGAAGCTACAGATACAAAAAGTGAGATTCCAACTATTGATACAATTACAAAAGACATTAGTGAATTAAAAGAGGGTCAAAAAGATCTTGTAATCTCAGGAATAATTGATGGTATGATTAGTGGTATGGAATTTACAAATTCTCGTGGTCAACTAGGAAAAGCACTAAGAATGAGACTAAAAGGAAAAGACGGAAGTAGGATTAGAGTAGTTCTTTGGGGCAAAGATGAAACCTCAATACCTAACATGATTTTACAGTCAGCCAAAATAAGGTTACTTGGTGTTAAAATTAAATCAGGAAATCAGGGATTGGAAATTCATGGAAATGATGCAACAATTATTGAAATTGAAGGCGGAAAAGAAGTAGAGCCGATAATTGTGCGAGTACTTTCAATATCACCATCAGATAATGATAAAAATATGATTTTAGCAGTAGACAATAAGAAAAATTTGTATAATATTAGTGATTTTTCAAATTCTACTAGTATTTGTGTGGAGGGTGACGTAATAGAATGTATGCCATCTAAAGTTTATGGAAATTCAATTACATTAGATGAAAATTCGTTTGTAAGAAAATTAGATAATGATGAATCCATTCTATCATTATCTAAGATTAGAACAAAGATTAACGATGTAAGAGTTGATGGGAGTTATTGCATTGAAGCAATAATATTAAAAGTTCCTGAGAGGCGTGAAGTTCAAACAAAGACTGGAGAATCAATTTTACTTTCAGAAATGTTTGTTGAAGATGATACAGGTCAAATTTGGGTAAAAGGTTGGAGAAAGCAAGCAAGACTAATTGATAAATGTGAATTAGGAGAAATTGTTTCGATTACAGGTCTAAATGCGAAGGCTGGGATTGAAGGTAGAATAGAGCTTTTCCTAACGCCATTTTCTAAAATTATAAAGAAAAATTAG
- a CDS encoding ABC transporter ATP-binding protein → MSCINVDHLSKSYGSIRAVDDLVLSVKSGQVFGFLGPNGAGKSTTIKLLTTLIPPSSGSLFILGMNAITNPLQIRHKIGVVLQQPSYEPTLSVEKSLDKYGMMWNVPTTERKKRMEQLLQDFDLVEIRKKRNEDLSIGQRRRVQVAREFMHDMELLFLDEPTVGLDPSARRKLLDYLKIKVKTGLTIFYTTHILSEAEYLCDQIAIIDKGKIITVDSPDALKNRFGKEKTIKIHLLEKHSDISFLLTGISDCKINFESGTNIIINSEQSELVLLQILKILNKNNIEIEDLSAIPTSLEEIFLKMMNKNASNN, encoded by the coding sequence ATGTCTTGCATTAATGTTGATCATTTATCAAAATCTTATGGCTCCATCCGTGCTGTAGATGATCTTGTGTTATCCGTTAAATCTGGACAAGTCTTTGGATTTTTGGGTCCTAATGGGGCTGGAAAATCTACAACAATAAAACTTCTTACTACACTTATCCCACCTTCGAGTGGTTCTCTCTTTATTCTTGGTATGAATGCTATAACAAATCCTCTTCAAATTCGTCATAAAATAGGAGTTGTTTTACAACAACCAAGTTATGAGCCTACTCTTTCTGTTGAAAAATCTCTTGATAAATATGGTATGATGTGGAATGTTCCAACAACCGAACGTAAAAAAAGAATGGAACAGCTTTTACAAGATTTTGATCTAGTGGAAATTCGAAAAAAAAGAAATGAAGATCTTTCGATTGGTCAAAGAAGAAGAGTGCAGGTTGCACGTGAATTTATGCATGATATGGAATTGTTATTCTTAGATGAACCTACCGTTGGTCTGGATCCAAGTGCTAGGAGAAAATTATTAGATTATTTAAAAATTAAAGTAAAAACTGGACTAACTATTTTTTATACCACGCATATTCTAAGTGAAGCTGAATATCTTTGCGATCAAATAGCTATTATTGACAAAGGAAAAATTATTACTGTTGATTCCCCTGATGCATTAAAAAACAGATTTGGAAAAGAAAAAACTATTAAAATTCATTTATTAGAAAAACATTCTGATATCTCATTTCTTTTAACTGGAATCTCCGATTGTAAAATTAATTTTGAGAGTGGAACTAACATCATAATTAATTCCGAGCAATCAGAATTAGTATTATTACAAATATTGAAAATACTTAATAAAAATAATATTGAGATTGAAGATTTGTCTGCTATCCCAACAAGTCTTGAAGAAATATTTCTGAAAATGATGAACAAAAATGCATCCAATAATTAG